Proteins encoded in a region of the Oncorhynchus gorbuscha isolate QuinsamMale2020 ecotype Even-year linkage group LG16, OgorEven_v1.0, whole genome shotgun sequence genome:
- the LOC124000690 gene encoding cilia- and flagella-associated protein 70-like isoform X3 — MFSFILVSSTLHNLMASSTRLSSDIMQAAWHCHAQWITVHSDHAQTKQRYYIWGVIISPTRFASEHFLQRKQDVILDTFRMEQFRGVGDKATLVNITVLRGNNLRGNKTESILNYVRAEFNGIVLGDSQKLDAAVDQGVDYNFTCSFECSDAAHTLDDMAHKPVILTVIEVLPKEKKQKEEKTAVIGQAIVDLLPLLHGQVSFFSTVLLHPTPGSPAEAASQEGSCKPSLDVTVCVPEPLLSGVQLSDSNLLKVTVETAYSVPEVWNPVSGSGPLSSYVAALQVPLTAEKEQVLMFSNGLLKVGGESEPMGRPRKWPLGPLLAPGAQFIPGVSMEGEPIEMEDGDLTSIEDRDFRKEVETNKKRVSWDTERRCFLDADGAACLTRRIAESRLWPVEVMRSPQVGATKGGKAGKDKAGEDETQLSFHGVAYVDMAPLLYPGARRVRGAYRLYPFYDSDLLVKAKRNISVLRESIRAPATQGRGRAPSSVGSCKAVPSKMFDGGHKGGKDTKDSPKRPGTQGKSAPIGTDSVTLVETEQQQQVNTEGQIPEPTSSLKSLLRSRWCQRDHRKS; from the exons ATGTTCTCGTTTATCTTGGTCTCCTCTACTTTACACAACTTGATGGCTTCATCCACAAGGCTAAGCAGTGACATAATGCAGGCAGCCTGGCACTGTCATGCACAATGGATTACAGTTCACAGTGACCATGCGCAAACAAAACAGCGCTACTATatctggggtgtaatcattagtccaacacgCTTTGCATCGGAACACTTTTTACAGCGAAAACAAGATGTTATATTGGACacattcag AATGGAACAATTTCGTGGTGTGGGAGACAAAGCAACACTCGTGAACATAACAGTACTTCGTGGAAATAACCTG AGGGGCAACAAGACTGAGTCCATCCTGAACTATGTGAGAGCTGAGTTCAATGGCATCGTCCTGGGAGATTCTCAGAAGCTGGATGCTGCTGTGGATCAGGGCGTGGATTACAACTTCACCTGCAGCTTTGAGTGCTCAGATGCTGCCCACACATTAGATGACATGGCACACAAACCTGTCATAT TGACAGTGATTGAGGTCCTTCCCAAGGAGAAGAAGcagaaggaggagaagactgCAGTTATAGGGCAAGCTATAGTGGACTTGCTACCTCTCTTGCATG GTCAGGTCAGCTTCTTCTCCACTGTGCTACTTCATCCAACTCCTGGCTCACCTGCAGAGGCAGCCTCACAGGAGGGCAGCTGTAAA CCGTCTCTAGACGTGACCGTCTGTGTTCCCGAGCCTCTGCTATCCGGCGTCCAGCTGTCTGACTCCAACCTGCTGAAGGTTACTGTGGAGACAGCTTACTCTGTTCCGGAGGTGTGGAACCCTGTCTCTGGGTCTGGTCCTCTCTCCAGCTATGTGGCTGCCCTGCAGGTTCCCCTCACTGCTGAG AAAGAGCAGGTGCTGATGTTCTCCAATGGGCTGCTGAAGGTGGGCGGGGAGAGTGAACCCATGGGAAGACCCAGGAAGTGGCCCCTGGGTCCCCTGTTGGCTCCTGGAGCTCAGTTCATACCTGGTGTCTCCATGGAGGGAGAGCCCATTGAGATGGAGGATGGGGATCTCACCAGCATAGAG GACAGGGATTTCCGGAAAGAAGTGGAGACCAATAAGAAGAGAGTGAGCTGGGACACAGAGCGTCGTTGCTTTCTGGATGCAGATGGTGCAGCCTG tctgaCCCGTAGGATAGCAGAAAGCAGACTGTGGCCAGTAGAGGTCATGAGGTCACCACAGGTTGGAGCCACTAAGGGAGGGAAGGCTGGCAAAGACAAGGCA GGTGAGGATGAGAcccaactctccttccatggagTGGCATACGTGGACATGGCGCCCCTGTTGTACCCCGGGGCGAGGCGTGTCCGTGGAGCGTACCGGCTCTACCCCTTCTACGACTCTGACCTACTGGTCAAG GCTAAGAGAAACATCAGTGTTCTGAGAGAGAGTATCAGGGCTCCGGCCACCCAGGGCCGAGGTAGGGCCCCCTCCTCCGTAGGCTCCTGCAAGGCGGTCCCTAGTAAGATGTTTGACGGCGGTCACAAGGGCGGGAAGGACACCAAGGACTCGCCCAAAAGG CCCGGGACACAGGGGAAGTCAGCACCCATTGGCACTGATAGTGTGACGCTGGTTGAAACTGAACAGCAGCAACAAGTGAACACAGAGGGTCAG ATTCCAGAACCTACATCATCATTGAAATCGCTCTTGAGAAGTCGCTGGTGCCAAAGAGATCACCGGAAGAGTTAG
- the LOC124000690 gene encoding cilia- and flagella-associated protein 70-like isoform X2, giving the protein MFSFILVSSTLHNLMASSTRLSSDIMQAAWHCHAQWITVHSDHAQTKQRYYIWGVIISPTRFASEHFLQRKQDVILDTFRMEQFRGVGDKATLVNITVLRGNNLRGNKTESILNYVRAEFNGIVLGDSQKLDAAVDQGVDYNFTCSFECSDAAHTLDDMAHKPVILTVIEVLPKEKKQKEEKTAVIGQAIVDLLPLLHGQVSFFSTVLLHPTPGSPAEAASQEGSCKPSLDVTVCVPEPLLSGVQLSDSNLLKVTVETAYSVPEVWNPVSGSGPLSSYVAALQVPLTAEKEQVLMFSNGLLKVGGESEPMGRPRKWPLGPLLAPGAQFIPGVSMEGEPIEMEDGDLTSIEDRDFRKEVETNKKRVSWDTERRCFLDADGAACLTRRIAESRLWPVEVMRSPQVGATKGGKAGKDKAGEDETQLSFHGVAYVDMAPLLYPGARRVRGAYRLYPFYDSDLLVKAKRNISVLRESIRAPATQGRGRAPSSVGSCKAVPSKMFDGGHKGGKDTKDSPKRPGTQGKSAPIGTDSVTLVETEQQQQVNTEGQMYADSRTYIIIEIALEKSLVPKRSPEELVKR; this is encoded by the exons ATGTTCTCGTTTATCTTGGTCTCCTCTACTTTACACAACTTGATGGCTTCATCCACAAGGCTAAGCAGTGACATAATGCAGGCAGCCTGGCACTGTCATGCACAATGGATTACAGTTCACAGTGACCATGCGCAAACAAAACAGCGCTACTATatctggggtgtaatcattagtccaacacgCTTTGCATCGGAACACTTTTTACAGCGAAAACAAGATGTTATATTGGACacattcag AATGGAACAATTTCGTGGTGTGGGAGACAAAGCAACACTCGTGAACATAACAGTACTTCGTGGAAATAACCTG AGGGGCAACAAGACTGAGTCCATCCTGAACTATGTGAGAGCTGAGTTCAATGGCATCGTCCTGGGAGATTCTCAGAAGCTGGATGCTGCTGTGGATCAGGGCGTGGATTACAACTTCACCTGCAGCTTTGAGTGCTCAGATGCTGCCCACACATTAGATGACATGGCACACAAACCTGTCATAT TGACAGTGATTGAGGTCCTTCCCAAGGAGAAGAAGcagaaggaggagaagactgCAGTTATAGGGCAAGCTATAGTGGACTTGCTACCTCTCTTGCATG GTCAGGTCAGCTTCTTCTCCACTGTGCTACTTCATCCAACTCCTGGCTCACCTGCAGAGGCAGCCTCACAGGAGGGCAGCTGTAAA CCGTCTCTAGACGTGACCGTCTGTGTTCCCGAGCCTCTGCTATCCGGCGTCCAGCTGTCTGACTCCAACCTGCTGAAGGTTACTGTGGAGACAGCTTACTCTGTTCCGGAGGTGTGGAACCCTGTCTCTGGGTCTGGTCCTCTCTCCAGCTATGTGGCTGCCCTGCAGGTTCCCCTCACTGCTGAG AAAGAGCAGGTGCTGATGTTCTCCAATGGGCTGCTGAAGGTGGGCGGGGAGAGTGAACCCATGGGAAGACCCAGGAAGTGGCCCCTGGGTCCCCTGTTGGCTCCTGGAGCTCAGTTCATACCTGGTGTCTCCATGGAGGGAGAGCCCATTGAGATGGAGGATGGGGATCTCACCAGCATAGAG GACAGGGATTTCCGGAAAGAAGTGGAGACCAATAAGAAGAGAGTGAGCTGGGACACAGAGCGTCGTTGCTTTCTGGATGCAGATGGTGCAGCCTG tctgaCCCGTAGGATAGCAGAAAGCAGACTGTGGCCAGTAGAGGTCATGAGGTCACCACAGGTTGGAGCCACTAAGGGAGGGAAGGCTGGCAAAGACAAGGCA GGTGAGGATGAGAcccaactctccttccatggagTGGCATACGTGGACATGGCGCCCCTGTTGTACCCCGGGGCGAGGCGTGTCCGTGGAGCGTACCGGCTCTACCCCTTCTACGACTCTGACCTACTGGTCAAG GCTAAGAGAAACATCAGTGTTCTGAGAGAGAGTATCAGGGCTCCGGCCACCCAGGGCCGAGGTAGGGCCCCCTCCTCCGTAGGCTCCTGCAAGGCGGTCCCTAGTAAGATGTTTGACGGCGGTCACAAGGGCGGGAAGGACACCAAGGACTCGCCCAAAAGG CCCGGGACACAGGGGAAGTCAGCACCCATTGGCACTGATAGTGTGACGCTGGTTGAAACTGAACAGCAGCAACAAGTGAACACAGAGGGTCAG ATGTATGCAGATTCCAGAACCTACATCATCATTGAAATCGCTCTTGAGAAGTCGCTGGTGCCAAAGAGATCACCGGAAGAGTTAGTCAAAAGGTAA
- the LOC124000690 gene encoding cilia- and flagella-associated protein 70-like isoform X1 produces MFSFILVSSTLHNLMASSTRLSSDIMQAAWHCHAQWITVHSDHAQTKQRYYIWGVIISPTRFASEHFLQRKQDVILDTFRMEQFRGVGDKATLVNITVLRGNNLRGNKTESILNYVRAEFNGIVLGDSQKLDAAVDQGVDYNFTCSFECSDAAHTLDDMAHKPVILTVIEVLPKEKKQKEEKTAVIGQAIVDLLPLLHGQVSFFSTVLLHPTPGSPAEAASQEGSCKPSLDVTVCVPEPLLSGVQLSDSNLLKVTVETAYSVPEVWNPVSGSGPLSSYVAALQVPLTAEKEQVLMFSNGLLKVGGESEPMGRPRKWPLGPLLAPGAQFIPGVSMEGEPIEMEDGDLTSIEDRDFRKEVETNKKRVSWDTERRCFLDADGAACLTRRIAESRLWPVEVMRSPQVGATKGGKAGKDKAGEDETQLSFHGVAYVDMAPLLYPGARRVRGAYRLYPFYDSDLLVKAKRNISVLRESIRAPATQGRGRAPSSVGSCKAVPSKMFDGGHKGGKDTKDSPKRPGTQGKSAPIGTDSVTLVETEQQQQVNTEGQMYADSRTYIIIEIALEKSLVPKRSPEELVKRVMELIPPRAPLPRRPAGAERVNHHTHTHTFHKRNPKMWSND; encoded by the exons ATGTTCTCGTTTATCTTGGTCTCCTCTACTTTACACAACTTGATGGCTTCATCCACAAGGCTAAGCAGTGACATAATGCAGGCAGCCTGGCACTGTCATGCACAATGGATTACAGTTCACAGTGACCATGCGCAAACAAAACAGCGCTACTATatctggggtgtaatcattagtccaacacgCTTTGCATCGGAACACTTTTTACAGCGAAAACAAGATGTTATATTGGACacattcag AATGGAACAATTTCGTGGTGTGGGAGACAAAGCAACACTCGTGAACATAACAGTACTTCGTGGAAATAACCTG AGGGGCAACAAGACTGAGTCCATCCTGAACTATGTGAGAGCTGAGTTCAATGGCATCGTCCTGGGAGATTCTCAGAAGCTGGATGCTGCTGTGGATCAGGGCGTGGATTACAACTTCACCTGCAGCTTTGAGTGCTCAGATGCTGCCCACACATTAGATGACATGGCACACAAACCTGTCATAT TGACAGTGATTGAGGTCCTTCCCAAGGAGAAGAAGcagaaggaggagaagactgCAGTTATAGGGCAAGCTATAGTGGACTTGCTACCTCTCTTGCATG GTCAGGTCAGCTTCTTCTCCACTGTGCTACTTCATCCAACTCCTGGCTCACCTGCAGAGGCAGCCTCACAGGAGGGCAGCTGTAAA CCGTCTCTAGACGTGACCGTCTGTGTTCCCGAGCCTCTGCTATCCGGCGTCCAGCTGTCTGACTCCAACCTGCTGAAGGTTACTGTGGAGACAGCTTACTCTGTTCCGGAGGTGTGGAACCCTGTCTCTGGGTCTGGTCCTCTCTCCAGCTATGTGGCTGCCCTGCAGGTTCCCCTCACTGCTGAG AAAGAGCAGGTGCTGATGTTCTCCAATGGGCTGCTGAAGGTGGGCGGGGAGAGTGAACCCATGGGAAGACCCAGGAAGTGGCCCCTGGGTCCCCTGTTGGCTCCTGGAGCTCAGTTCATACCTGGTGTCTCCATGGAGGGAGAGCCCATTGAGATGGAGGATGGGGATCTCACCAGCATAGAG GACAGGGATTTCCGGAAAGAAGTGGAGACCAATAAGAAGAGAGTGAGCTGGGACACAGAGCGTCGTTGCTTTCTGGATGCAGATGGTGCAGCCTG tctgaCCCGTAGGATAGCAGAAAGCAGACTGTGGCCAGTAGAGGTCATGAGGTCACCACAGGTTGGAGCCACTAAGGGAGGGAAGGCTGGCAAAGACAAGGCA GGTGAGGATGAGAcccaactctccttccatggagTGGCATACGTGGACATGGCGCCCCTGTTGTACCCCGGGGCGAGGCGTGTCCGTGGAGCGTACCGGCTCTACCCCTTCTACGACTCTGACCTACTGGTCAAG GCTAAGAGAAACATCAGTGTTCTGAGAGAGAGTATCAGGGCTCCGGCCACCCAGGGCCGAGGTAGGGCCCCCTCCTCCGTAGGCTCCTGCAAGGCGGTCCCTAGTAAGATGTTTGACGGCGGTCACAAGGGCGGGAAGGACACCAAGGACTCGCCCAAAAGG CCCGGGACACAGGGGAAGTCAGCACCCATTGGCACTGATAGTGTGACGCTGGTTGAAACTGAACAGCAGCAACAAGTGAACACAGAGGGTCAG ATGTATGCAGATTCCAGAACCTACATCATCATTGAAATCGCTCTTGAGAAGTCGCTGGTGCCAAAGAGATCACCGGAAGAGTTAGTCAAAAG GGTGATGGAGCTGATACCTCCTAGAGCTCCTTTGCCTCGCAGACCTGCTGGAGCAGAGAGAGtaaaccaccacacacacacacacacattccacaaACGCAATCCAAAAATGTGGTCTAATGATTGA
- the LOC124000695 gene encoding tubulin epsilon and delta complex protein 2 translates to MGQFSREWPTSGSPADTGAQVDRLTQLCTDLSHCYQSERLLTGQTFRTSGTEPGTSPTRGDAEGGMEGGITTCKKREYESLLMLEGLEKMVADLRKHAGQLRKEREAWDRWRRLKGEGAGAFCPVRSKGEWGDMSGVTPLPPTLTYTSQAELQEVERLRLRVELLQQEVHLHQALSDTMVMPSAPGLPNPAALRDIYSLLGEGGVTFPTLVLDTEPD, encoded by the exons ATGGGTCAGTTCTCCAGAGAGTGGCCAACCAGTGGCAGCCCGGCCGACACCGGGGCTCAGGTGGACAGACTGACACAGCTCTGCACGGATCTGAGTCATTGCTACCAGAGCGAGCGGCTGCTGACTGGCCAGACCTTCAGAACCTCTGGCACTGAGCCAGGTACCAGCCCAACCAGAGGAGATGCAGAaggggggatggaaggagggataa CAACATGCAAGAAGAGGGAATATGAGTCCTTGCTGATGCTGGAAGGACTGGAGAAGATGGTGGCAGACCTCCGGAAACATGCTGGACAGCTGAGAAAAG AGCGGGAGGCATGGGATCGATGGAGGAGGctgaagggggaaggagcgggCGCGTTCTGCCCCGTCAGGAGTAAGGGCGAGTGGGGTGACATGAGTGGGGTGACCCCCTTACCCCCCACCCTGACCTACACCAGCCAGGCAGAGCTCCAGGAGGTGGAGAGGCTGAGGTTGCGAGTGGAGCTGCTACAGCAGGAGGTGCACCTGCATCAG GCTCTCTCTGACACCATGGTCATGCCCTCCGCTCCTGGACTTCCCAACCCCGCCGCGCTCCGTGACATTTACTCCCTGCTTGGAGAAGGAGGGGTGACGTTTCCTACTCTGGTTCTGGACACAGAACCTGACTAA